A genome region from Mycolicibacterium litorale includes the following:
- a CDS encoding nitrile hydratase accessory protein → MTIADLDTEGPAAPPRANGELVFEEPWESRAFGMAVLLSEAGVFTWPQFRDALVARIDRWESSHDGGGWHYYRHWLGALEDVLSAHGTVATDRVTVRARALALRPDGHDHRH, encoded by the coding sequence GTGACGATCGCCGACCTCGACACCGAAGGGCCGGCCGCGCCACCGCGCGCCAACGGCGAGCTCGTGTTCGAAGAGCCCTGGGAGAGCCGGGCTTTCGGCATGGCGGTGCTGCTGTCGGAGGCGGGCGTGTTCACCTGGCCGCAGTTCCGCGACGCCCTGGTGGCGCGCATCGACCGCTGGGAATCCAGTCATGACGGGGGTGGCTGGCACTACTACCGGCACTGGCTGGGCGCGCTGGAGGACGTGCTCAGCGCACACGGCACCGTCGCGACCGACCGCGTCACCGTCCGGGCCCGCGCGCTGGCCCTGCGCCCCGATGGCCACGACCACCGGCACTGA
- a CDS encoding DUF3107 domain-containing protein: MEVKIGVSDSPRELVLNSAQTPSEVEKLVTDALSGGAGGVLALSDEKGRRYLVQTTRIAYVEIGAADVRRVGFGVVGAEAIKNG; this comes from the coding sequence GTGGAGGTCAAGATCGGTGTCTCGGACAGCCCACGCGAGCTCGTCCTCAACAGCGCACAGACGCCCAGTGAGGTCGAGAAACTGGTGACCGACGCACTCTCGGGGGGTGCGGGCGGCGTGCTGGCTCTATCCGACGAGAAGGGCCGGCGGTACCTGGTGCAGACGACCCGGATCGCCTATGTGGAGATCGGCGCCGCCGACGTGCGGCGGGTCGGGTTCGGTGTGGTCGGCGCGGAGGCCATCAAGAACGGGTGA
- a CDS encoding HD domain-containing protein yields MTRTVAGIEIPDSAMAREVTELVRDAADDLLFGHSLRSYLWGMLHGRHRGLAPDPEMLYAAAMFHDLGLTPRYRRVDQRFELDGADAARDFLVDHGCSHAAARTVWLAVALHTTPEIPDRLEPEVALLIAGVSTDVVGAGADALTPEEIAEVCAAQPRTNFADGILHAFHAGMKDRPQTTFGTMNVDVLAHFDPEFTRVDLVDLVVKNPLPQ; encoded by the coding sequence ATGACGAGAACCGTTGCGGGAATCGAGATCCCGGACTCGGCGATGGCGCGGGAAGTCACGGAACTGGTCCGCGACGCCGCCGACGACCTGCTGTTCGGCCACTCACTGCGGTCGTATCTGTGGGGCATGTTGCACGGCCGCCACCGCGGCCTGGCACCGGACCCCGAAATGCTCTATGCCGCAGCGATGTTCCACGATCTGGGTCTGACGCCCCGATACCGCAGGGTCGATCAGCGGTTCGAACTCGACGGCGCCGATGCGGCGCGCGACTTCCTCGTCGACCACGGTTGTTCGCACGCCGCGGCCCGCACCGTCTGGCTCGCGGTCGCGCTGCACACGACGCCGGAGATCCCCGACCGTCTGGAACCGGAGGTCGCGCTGCTCATCGCCGGCGTGTCGACCGACGTGGTCGGGGCCGGGGCCGATGCCCTGACACCGGAGGAGATCGCCGAGGTGTGTGCCGCACAGCCGCGGACGAATTTCGCCGACGGGATCCTGCACGCCTTCCACGCCGGGATGAAGGATCGGCCGCAGACGACCTTCGGCACGATGAACGTCGACGTGCTGGCGCATTTCGACCCCGAGTTCACCCGCGTCGACCTCGTCGACCTGGTCGTGAAGAACCCACTGCCCCAGTGA
- a CDS encoding TetR/AcrR family transcriptional regulator: protein MSDLANTAERRGDKPANGTGPKGTTGNNRRGNRLPRDERRGQLLIAASEVFVDRGYHAAGMDEIADRAGVSKPVLYQHFSSKLELYLAVLQRHVDNMVSGVRQALRTTTDNRQRLRAAVQAFFDFIEHDSQGYRLIFENDYTTEPQVAAQVKVATEACTDAVFDLISRDSGLEAHRARMIAVGLVAISVDCARYWLDAERPISKDDAVDGTVHFAWGGLSHVPLTRS, encoded by the coding sequence ATGAGCGATCTCGCCAACACCGCTGAGAGGAGAGGCGACAAGCCCGCCAACGGCACCGGGCCCAAGGGCACCACCGGCAACAACCGGCGCGGCAATCGACTTCCTCGCGACGAGCGCCGCGGGCAGTTACTGATCGCTGCGAGCGAGGTTTTCGTCGACCGGGGCTACCACGCCGCAGGCATGGACGAGATCGCCGACCGCGCCGGAGTGAGCAAACCGGTTCTCTATCAACACTTCTCGTCGAAGCTCGAGCTGTACCTCGCGGTTCTGCAGCGCCATGTCGACAACATGGTCTCCGGTGTGCGCCAGGCGCTGCGAACCACGACCGACAACCGGCAGCGGCTGCGCGCGGCCGTTCAGGCCTTCTTCGATTTCATCGAGCACGACAGCCAGGGCTACCGGCTGATCTTCGAGAACGACTACACCACCGAGCCGCAGGTGGCCGCTCAGGTGAAAGTGGCCACCGAGGCCTGCACCGACGCCGTGTTCGACCTGATCAGCCGCGACTCGGGGCTGGAGGCGCACCGGGCCCGGATGATCGCGGTGGGCCTGGTGGCCATCAGCGTGGACTGTGCCCGCTACTGGCTCGATGCCGAACGACCGATCTCGAAAGACGATGCGGTCGACGGCACCGTGCACTTCGCGTGGGGCGGGCTGTCCCACGTGCCGCTCACCCGTTCTTGA
- a CDS encoding ferritin-like fold-containing protein, which translates to MNSTQPAAAGEQTVTAETAGVSADHPGVDELFALLAYGEVAAFYRLTEEARMAPNLRGRINMASMAAAEMNHYELLRDAMERRGVDVVPAMTKYASALENYHRLTTPSTWLEALVKTYIGDALAADFYAEITGALPDEVASVVRGVLAETGHSQFVVAEVQAAVSASERQRHRLALWSRRLLGEAITQAQYVLADHDELVDLVMAGGEGLTQMAGFFDRLQQTHHARMQELGLA; encoded by the coding sequence ATGAATTCGACGCAACCTGCAGCCGCGGGAGAGCAGACGGTCACTGCTGAGACGGCAGGTGTGTCGGCCGACCATCCCGGCGTCGACGAACTGTTCGCGCTGCTCGCCTACGGTGAGGTGGCCGCGTTCTACCGGCTGACCGAGGAGGCGCGGATGGCGCCGAACCTACGCGGGCGCATCAACATGGCGAGCATGGCGGCCGCCGAGATGAACCACTACGAGTTGCTGCGCGACGCCATGGAGCGCCGCGGCGTCGACGTGGTGCCGGCGATGACGAAGTACGCATCGGCGCTGGAGAACTACCACCGGCTGACAACCCCGAGCACCTGGCTCGAAGCGCTGGTCAAGACCTACATCGGCGATGCGCTGGCCGCGGATTTCTACGCCGAGATCACCGGCGCCCTGCCCGACGAGGTGGCTTCGGTGGTGCGCGGTGTGCTGGCCGAGACCGGGCATTCGCAGTTCGTGGTCGCCGAGGTGCAGGCCGCGGTCAGCGCCAGTGAACGCCAGCGGCACCGGTTGGCGCTGTGGTCACGCCGGCTGCTCGGTGAGGCGATCACCCAGGCGCAGTACGTGCTCGCCGATCACGACGAACTCGTCGATCTGGTGATGGCCGGCGGTGAGGGGCTGACCCAGATGGCGGGGTTCTTCGATCGGTTGCAGCAGACCCATCACGCCCGGATGCAGGAGCTCGGCCTGGCCTGA
- a CDS encoding Rv3212 family protein: protein MVKPERRTRGDVMAAVAIAAVIAVVAALVWWTSDARATISEPASAAIPDPEPATQVPASLRELWSAASPKTRLPVVVGGSVVTGEGSTVLGRDPATGDTVWTYARGVELCGVTSVYHYAVAVYPDTRGCGQVSTINGRTGKRGNARTGYADREVMLSTDGTTVLSAGETRLEVWRSDMVRMLSYGALDARIKPDVPAAPLCRFTSAAASSSAVSVLEACPGEPTLRLTLLRPSDEEDTPDVKFVELSDVPADSDARVIAVSDTTTAVYLPTPQPTVNIVDETGTTVASTLMTAPASPHAVATRAGDLITWWTGDSVMVFDSSGLRYKYTVTPSGGNVPLGPAAEMADRLLVPVTDGYDVFAPGTGAGERHIALSRPAVDGAVIPAVSGDHVVELRGGELVGLG, encoded by the coding sequence GTGGTCAAACCGGAGCGCCGCACCCGCGGTGACGTGATGGCCGCCGTGGCGATCGCCGCTGTGATCGCGGTCGTCGCGGCCCTGGTCTGGTGGACCAGCGACGCCAGGGCCACCATCAGTGAGCCGGCTTCGGCGGCGATACCCGATCCCGAACCGGCGACCCAGGTGCCGGCGTCGCTGCGGGAGCTGTGGAGCGCGGCGAGCCCGAAGACCCGGCTCCCCGTCGTCGTCGGCGGCAGTGTGGTCACCGGCGAGGGTTCGACCGTGCTGGGCCGCGACCCTGCCACCGGCGACACGGTGTGGACCTACGCGCGCGGAGTCGAGTTGTGCGGTGTCACATCGGTGTACCACTACGCGGTGGCCGTCTACCCCGACACCCGCGGCTGCGGGCAGGTCAGCACCATCAACGGCCGAACGGGCAAGCGCGGCAACGCACGTACCGGTTACGCCGACCGCGAGGTGATGCTGAGTACGGACGGCACGACCGTGCTGTCGGCCGGTGAGACCCGACTCGAGGTGTGGCGTTCGGACATGGTCCGCATGCTCAGTTACGGCGCGCTGGACGCGCGGATCAAACCCGACGTGCCCGCGGCGCCGCTGTGCCGCTTCACGTCGGCCGCCGCCAGTTCGTCGGCCGTGTCGGTGCTCGAGGCGTGCCCCGGCGAACCCACGCTGCGGCTGACCCTGCTGCGGCCGTCCGACGAAGAGGACACCCCGGACGTCAAGTTCGTCGAGCTGTCCGACGTGCCCGCCGACTCCGACGCCCGGGTCATCGCGGTGTCGGACACCACGACGGCCGTCTATCTCCCCACACCTCAGCCGACCGTCAACATCGTCGACGAAACCGGGACGACCGTCGCCAGCACGCTAATGACCGCACCGGCCTCACCGCACGCGGTCGCGACGCGCGCCGGCGACCTGATCACCTGGTGGACCGGCGATTCAGTGATGGTGTTCGATTCGTCCGGCCTGCGCTACAAGTACACGGTCACCCCCTCGGGCGGGAACGTGCCGCTGGGCCCGGCGGCCGAGATGGCCGACCGGTTGCTGGTGCCCGTCACCGACGGCTACGACGTCTTCGCGCCCGGTACGGGCGCCGGCGAACGCCACATCGCGCTCTCCCGCCCTGCCGTCGACGGCGCGGTCATCCCCGCGGTCAGCGGCGACCACGTCGTGGAACTGCGCGGCGGCGAACTCGTCGGGCTCGGCTGA
- a CDS encoding DEAD/DEAH box helicase, with protein MTPLTTPVDMTFASLGVRDEIVRALAEEGIHQPFAIQELTLPMALAGDDLIGQARTGMGKTYAFGVPLLQRVTTDPEKELSGIPRALIVVPTRELCLQVHSDLSLAAKYLTAGDRKLSVVSIYGGRPYEPQIEALRRGADVVVGTPGRLLDLAQQGHLQLGGLSVLVLDEADEMLDLGFLPDIERILRQTPDTRQAMLFSATMPDPIITLARTFMNQPTHIRAESPQSSATHDTTAQFAYRAHALDKVEMVSRILQAEGRGATMIFTRTKRTAQKVADELAERGFKVGAVHGDLGQGAREKALKSFRTGDVDVLVATDVAARGIDIDDITHVINFQIPEDEQAYVHRIGRTGRAGKTGVAVTLVDWDELPRWSMIDKALGLNTPDPAETYSSSPHLYEELGIPADAGGSVGQSRSKAPAKRADRGERAERPERDGEDKPARSRSRSRRRTRAGKPVTGHVEASAEQDSPEVPAVEDGGSGDAEAGGEADHAGRRRRRRRPRKAASTTN; from the coding sequence ATGACTCCATTGACAACACCTGTTGACATGACATTCGCCAGCCTTGGCGTCCGCGACGAAATCGTCCGCGCACTCGCCGAGGAAGGCATCCACCAACCGTTCGCCATCCAGGAACTGACGCTGCCCATGGCGTTGGCCGGCGACGACCTCATCGGCCAGGCCCGGACCGGCATGGGCAAGACCTATGCCTTCGGCGTCCCGCTGCTGCAGCGCGTCACGACCGACCCCGAGAAGGAGCTGAGCGGGATACCCCGCGCCCTGATCGTGGTGCCCACCCGCGAGCTGTGCCTCCAGGTCCACAGCGACCTGTCGCTGGCCGCCAAGTACCTCACCGCAGGTGACCGCAAGCTCTCGGTCGTCTCCATCTACGGCGGACGGCCGTACGAGCCGCAGATCGAGGCGTTGCGCCGCGGCGCCGACGTCGTCGTCGGCACCCCGGGCCGCCTGCTCGACCTGGCTCAGCAGGGCCATCTGCAGCTCGGCGGCCTGTCGGTGCTGGTGCTCGACGAGGCCGACGAGATGCTCGACCTGGGCTTCCTGCCCGATATCGAGCGCATCCTGCGTCAGACCCCCGACACCCGTCAGGCAATGCTGTTCTCCGCCACGATGCCGGACCCGATCATCACGCTGGCTCGCACGTTCATGAACCAGCCCACGCACATCCGCGCCGAGTCCCCGCAGTCCTCGGCCACGCACGACACCACCGCACAGTTCGCCTACCGCGCCCACGCGCTGGACAAGGTCGAGATGGTCAGCCGGATCCTGCAGGCCGAGGGCCGCGGGGCGACGATGATCTTCACCCGGACCAAGCGCACCGCGCAGAAGGTGGCCGACGAACTCGCCGAACGCGGATTCAAGGTCGGCGCCGTCCACGGCGACCTCGGGCAGGGCGCGCGCGAGAAGGCGCTCAAGAGCTTCCGCACCGGCGATGTCGACGTACTGGTCGCCACGGACGTGGCGGCCCGCGGTATCGACATCGACGACATCACCCACGTCATCAACTTCCAGATCCCCGAGGACGAGCAGGCCTACGTGCACCGCATCGGCCGCACGGGGCGCGCGGGCAAGACCGGCGTCGCGGTCACCCTGGTCGACTGGGACGAGCTGCCCCGCTGGTCGATGATCGACAAGGCGCTGGGCCTCAACACTCCGGATCCCGCCGAAACCTATTCCAGCTCACCGCATCTCTACGAAGAGCTTGGCATCCCGGCCGACGCCGGCGGCTCGGTGGGCCAGTCGCGTTCGAAGGCTCCGGCCAAGCGCGCCGACCGCGGCGAACGCGCCGAGCGCCCCGAGCGCGACGGTGAGGACAAGCCGGCGCGCAGCCGCTCACGCAGCCGTCGCCGCACCCGCGCAGGCAAACCCGTCACCGGACACGTCGAGGCGTCGGCCGAGCAGGACTCGCCTGAGGTGCCGGCCGTCGAGGACGGTGGCAGCGGAGACGCCGAGGCCGGCGGTGAGGCCGACCACGCCGGGCGCCGGCGCCGCCGTCGGCGTCCGCGCAAGGCCGCGTCCACCACCAACTGA
- the nthB gene encoding nitrile hydratase subunit beta, with protein sequence MDGIADMGGTEGWGRAQRPQPDEPVFPEPWHGRAFALSLLANRLAGGNLDSFRHALERLDRGAYLDDGYFGRWLNGAERILTENDLLASSAVDARARTLRGERVEEPPSPQPAAREARSAAPGSRREVQSAPAFAVGQRVRAKNLSPAGHTRLPRYVRGHTGVVTLVEPAFVFPDTNAHFRGEDPQYVYTVAFDSRELWGEDTEPFTLTIEMFESYLEEAG encoded by the coding sequence ATGGACGGCATCGCCGACATGGGCGGCACCGAAGGATGGGGCCGCGCGCAGCGACCACAACCCGATGAGCCGGTGTTCCCGGAACCGTGGCACGGCCGGGCGTTCGCGCTGAGCCTGCTGGCGAACCGGTTGGCCGGCGGCAACCTCGACTCGTTCCGGCACGCGTTGGAGCGGCTGGACCGCGGCGCCTATCTGGACGACGGCTACTTCGGGAGATGGCTGAACGGGGCCGAGCGGATCCTCACCGAGAACGACCTGCTGGCGTCGTCGGCGGTCGACGCGCGCGCCCGCACACTGCGCGGCGAGCGGGTCGAGGAGCCGCCGAGCCCCCAACCGGCCGCCCGCGAGGCACGTTCCGCCGCCCCCGGCTCACGCCGCGAAGTGCAATCCGCGCCCGCGTTCGCCGTCGGTCAGCGGGTGCGGGCCAAGAACCTCTCCCCGGCCGGGCACACCCGGTTGCCACGCTACGTCCGCGGCCACACCGGGGTCGTCACGCTGGTCGAGCCGGCCTTCGTGTTCCCCGACACCAACGCCCACTTCCGGGGCGAGGATCCGCAGTACGTGTACACGGTCGCGTTCGACTCGCGGGAACTGTGGGGCGAGGACACCGAGCCGTTCACCCTGACGATCGAGATGTTCGAGAGCTACCTCGAGGAGGCCGGATGA
- a CDS encoding alpha/beta hydrolase codes for MSTHPTSQGLPSLVLVHGAWHRPEHLQPLVAELRGIDTHTVALPSTGHDPATLGDMYADADVIAAAVAAVGGPTVVLAHSYGGVPTTQALRDAGNVRRIVYLAAFQLDAGESLFSVSGGSPMTWSSVHRSAAGDYVDVRTPVDVFYDDVDPVTADRAVSQLGYLSYAAGEQVVTEVAWKEVPSTYVVCTADKALPPAVQERFARRADEVRRINASHSPFLSQPAQLARLITDVLARA; via the coding sequence GTGAGCACGCATCCGACGAGCCAGGGGCTCCCGTCACTGGTGCTCGTGCACGGCGCCTGGCACCGCCCGGAGCACCTGCAGCCGCTGGTGGCGGAGCTGCGTGGGATCGACACCCACACCGTGGCGCTTCCCAGCACCGGACACGATCCGGCGACCCTGGGCGACATGTACGCCGACGCCGACGTGATCGCCGCGGCCGTCGCCGCCGTCGGCGGCCCGACCGTCGTCCTCGCGCACTCCTACGGCGGCGTTCCCACCACCCAGGCGTTGCGCGACGCGGGCAACGTCCGGCGGATCGTCTACCTCGCCGCCTTCCAGCTGGACGCCGGTGAGTCCCTGTTCTCCGTCAGCGGCGGCTCGCCGATGACGTGGTCATCGGTGCACCGGTCGGCGGCCGGCGACTACGTCGACGTCAGAACTCCCGTCGACGTGTTCTACGACGATGTCGACCCCGTCACCGCCGACCGCGCGGTCAGCCAGCTCGGCTACCTGTCGTACGCGGCCGGGGAACAGGTGGTGACCGAGGTGGCGTGGAAAGAGGTGCCCAGCACCTACGTCGTCTGCACCGCGGACAAGGCCCTTCCGCCCGCGGTGCAGGAGCGGTTCGCCCGGCGGGCCGACGAGGTGCGACGGATCAACGCCTCGCACTCCCCGTTCCTGTCGCAACCCGCGCAGCTGGCCCGGCTCATCACGGACGTGCTGGCACGCGCCTGA
- the nthA gene encoding nitrile hydratase subunit alpha, whose product MTASQSDRDVPPALRTEALEQLLTERGLIDPAALEGIITTYQRHVGPLNGATVVARAWTDPQFRRRLLDDGTAAIDEMGFLGPQTEHVIAVENTPADHHVVVCTMCSCYPWQLLGLPPSWYKDPAYRSRVVREPRRVLAEMGLDLPPEVRITVHDSSSEVRWLVVPQRPPGTEHLTQEQLVPLVTREAMVGVAQVQAP is encoded by the coding sequence ATGACCGCCAGCCAGTCGGACCGCGACGTCCCGCCGGCGTTGCGCACCGAGGCGCTCGAGCAGTTGCTCACCGAACGCGGCCTGATCGATCCCGCCGCGTTGGAGGGGATCATCACGACCTATCAGAGGCACGTCGGACCGCTCAACGGCGCCACGGTCGTCGCCAGGGCGTGGACCGATCCGCAGTTCCGGCGCAGGCTGCTCGACGACGGCACCGCAGCGATCGACGAGATGGGCTTCCTCGGACCCCAGACCGAACACGTCATCGCCGTGGAGAACACCCCCGCCGACCATCACGTGGTGGTGTGCACCATGTGCTCGTGCTACCCCTGGCAGCTGCTCGGCCTGCCGCCCAGCTGGTACAAGGATCCGGCCTACCGGTCGCGAGTCGTCCGGGAACCCCGCCGGGTGCTGGCGGAGATGGGCCTCGACCTGCCGCCAGAGGTCCGCATCACCGTGCACGACTCGAGCAGCGAGGTGCGCTGGCTGGTGGTGCCGCAGCGGCCGCCGGGCACCGAACACCTGACCCAGGAACAGCTCGTCCCGCTGGTCACCCGGGAGGCCATGGTCGGCGTCGCGCAGGTGCAGGCGCCGTGA
- the pdxR gene encoding MocR-like pyridoxine biosynthesis transcription factor PdxR, which produces MATTTGTDPRPAAEHPVAGLDLHLDRPDGRVRDSLMEALRDAIRSGRLAPGTRLPSSRTLAADLGVARNTVARAYSGLVAEGWLASQHGSGTTVSPRAAGVRRVQTARRRPPPPRQPDHDLRPGHPDLSSFPRYEWSRAVKRALQAAPTEAFGYADPRGRPELRESLAEYLARARGVRSDPDDIVVCSGAAQGLDLLAAALADTGVEAVAVEEFGLPTQRRSLARAGLRCPPLAVDADGADVHALEAMPGVGAVVLTPAHQFPLGVPLHADRRAAVVDWARRTGGVIVEDDYDGEFRYDRKPVGALHGDDPERVVYLGTASKSLAPGLRLGWLLLPRRLVEAVARQKGETEETCGFVEQTAMAEFIRSGSYDRHIRTMRAQYRRRREQLVTAVAHTSPGTAVTGLPAGLHAVLTLPGGGESALATRPSWRRLAVEGLDLYRHPETRSDRDGVVVGFAAPAPSAWSAALAALVAQLP; this is translated from the coding sequence ATGGCCACGACCACCGGCACTGACCCCCGCCCCGCCGCCGAGCACCCGGTGGCCGGGTTGGACCTGCATCTGGACCGGCCCGACGGGCGGGTCCGCGACAGCCTCATGGAAGCGTTGCGCGACGCGATCCGGTCAGGGCGGCTCGCACCGGGCACCCGGCTTCCGTCGAGCCGGACGCTGGCCGCCGATCTGGGCGTGGCCCGCAACACGGTCGCGCGGGCGTATTCCGGCCTGGTCGCCGAGGGCTGGCTGGCCTCGCAGCACGGGTCCGGGACCACGGTGTCGCCGCGAGCTGCCGGAGTGCGCCGCGTCCAGACCGCGCGACGCCGGCCACCGCCCCCGCGCCAGCCGGACCACGACCTGCGGCCGGGCCACCCCGACCTGTCGTCGTTCCCCCGCTACGAGTGGAGCCGCGCGGTGAAGCGGGCGCTGCAGGCCGCCCCCACCGAGGCGTTCGGTTATGCCGATCCACGCGGCAGGCCGGAGCTGCGTGAGTCGCTCGCCGAGTACCTGGCCCGAGCGCGCGGCGTCCGGTCGGACCCCGACGACATCGTCGTGTGTTCCGGCGCCGCCCAGGGCCTGGACCTGCTGGCCGCGGCACTGGCCGACACAGGCGTGGAGGCGGTCGCGGTCGAGGAGTTCGGCCTGCCGACCCAGCGCCGGTCGCTGGCCCGGGCGGGACTGCGGTGCCCGCCGTTGGCGGTCGACGCCGATGGCGCCGACGTGCATGCGCTCGAGGCCATGCCCGGTGTGGGCGCCGTCGTCCTCACGCCGGCGCATCAGTTCCCGCTCGGCGTCCCCCTGCACGCCGACCGGCGCGCCGCGGTCGTCGACTGGGCCCGCCGGACCGGCGGCGTGATCGTCGAAGACGACTACGACGGTGAATTCCGCTACGACCGCAAACCCGTCGGCGCACTGCACGGCGACGATCCCGAGCGGGTCGTCTACCTCGGCACCGCGAGCAAATCGCTGGCCCCCGGACTGCGGCTCGGGTGGCTCCTCCTGCCCCGCCGGCTCGTCGAGGCGGTCGCCCGTCAGAAGGGGGAGACCGAAGAGACCTGCGGGTTCGTCGAACAGACGGCGATGGCCGAGTTCATCCGGTCCGGATCCTACGACCGACACATCCGCACCATGCGTGCGCAGTACCGGCGACGGCGTGAACAGCTCGTCACGGCCGTCGCCCACACGTCGCCGGGCACTGCGGTCACCGGTCTGCCCGCCGGCCTGCACGCGGTCCTGACGTTGCCGGGCGGCGGTGAGAGCGCGCTGGCAACCCGTCCGTCGTGGCGACGTCTGGCCGTCGAAGGACTCGACCTCTACCGCCACCCTGAGACCCGTTCCGACCGCGACGGCGTGGTGGTCGGGTTCGCCGCCCCGGCGCCGAGCGCATGGTCGGCCGCACTGGCGGCACTGGTCGCCCAGCTGCCCTGA
- a CDS encoding ParA family protein: MTRVLAVANQKGGVAKTTTVASLGAAMAESGKRVLLVDLDPQGSLTFSLGHDPDKLPVSVHEVLLGEVEPDAALVDTPEGMSLLPANIDLAGAEAMLLMRAGREHALKRALAKLSGTYDVVLIDCPPSLGVLTLNGLTAADEVIVPLQCETLAHRGVGQFLRTVSDVQAITNPDLQLLGALPTLYDSRTTHSRDVLFDVVDRYQLPVLAPPIPRTVRFAEASASGSSVLAGRKNKGALAYRELAAALLKHWKNGKDMPTYTPEI; the protein is encoded by the coding sequence GTGACGCGGGTACTTGCGGTCGCCAATCAAAAGGGTGGGGTCGCCAAAACGACGACGGTGGCGTCGCTGGGCGCAGCGATGGCCGAAAGTGGCAAACGGGTCTTGCTCGTCGACCTGGATCCACAGGGTTCGCTGACGTTCTCGCTGGGCCACGATCCGGACAAGTTGCCGGTGTCGGTGCACGAGGTGCTGCTGGGGGAGGTGGAGCCCGACGCAGCGCTGGTCGACACGCCGGAGGGGATGTCCCTGCTGCCCGCCAACATCGACCTAGCGGGCGCCGAGGCGATGCTGCTCATGCGCGCCGGTCGCGAGCACGCGCTCAAACGTGCGCTGGCGAAGCTGTCCGGCACCTACGACGTGGTGCTGATCGACTGTCCACCGTCGCTGGGCGTGCTCACCCTCAACGGGCTGACCGCCGCCGATGAGGTCATCGTGCCGCTGCAGTGTGAGACGCTGGCGCACCGCGGGGTGGGCCAGTTCCTGCGCACGGTGTCCGACGTGCAGGCCATCACCAATCCCGACCTGCAGCTGCTCGGCGCACTGCCCACGCTGTACGACTCCCGCACCACGCACAGCCGGGACGTGTTGTTCGACGTCGTCGACCGCTACCAGCTGCCCGTGCTGGCGCCGCCGATCCCGCGCACGGTGCGGTTCGCCGAGGCCAGCGCGTCGGGCTCGTCGGTGCTGGCCGGGCGCAAGAACAAGGGTGCGCTGGCCTACCGCGAGTTGGCGGCCGCGCTGCTCAAGCACTGGAAGAACGGCAAGGACATGCCGACCTACACCCCCGAGATCTGA
- a CDS encoding acid phosphatase, producing the protein MGLTDHRLLLIRHGETEWSRAGRHTSRTDLELTETGREQAGRTAEALDRLTLDNPLVISSPRRRARDTAALAGLTVDEVSDVLVEWDYGDYEGRTTAEIRECDPEWLVWTHGCPGGESVEAVSERADRAVELALSHLESRDVIFVGHGHFSRAVITRWAELPLPEGIRFAMVAASIAVCGWEHGVRQISALALTGYPHPCLPT; encoded by the coding sequence GTGGGCCTCACCGACCATCGACTGCTGCTGATTCGCCACGGCGAGACGGAATGGTCCCGCGCTGGGCGGCACACCAGCCGCACCGACCTGGAACTGACGGAGACCGGCCGCGAACAGGCGGGGCGGACCGCCGAGGCCCTCGACCGGCTCACCCTCGACAACCCGCTGGTGATCAGCAGTCCACGTCGCCGGGCGCGCGACACCGCCGCGCTCGCCGGCCTGACCGTCGACGAGGTCTCCGACGTCCTCGTCGAATGGGACTACGGCGACTACGAGGGCCGCACCACCGCCGAGATCCGCGAATGCGACCCCGAGTGGCTGGTGTGGACGCACGGCTGCCCCGGCGGCGAGAGTGTCGAGGCCGTCAGCGAGCGTGCCGACCGCGCGGTCGAGTTGGCGTTGAGCCACCTCGAATCCCGTGACGTCATCTTCGTCGGCCACGGCCACTTCTCCCGCGCCGTGATCACCCGGTGGGCGGAACTGCCGCTGCCCGAAGGCATCCGGTTCGCGATGGTGGCCGCGTCGATCGCGGTCTGCGGCTGGGAGCACGGAGTGCGCCAGATCAGTGCGCTGGCACTGACCGGATATCCGCATCCGTGCCTGCCGACGTGA